One window of Nicotiana tomentosiformis chromosome 11, ASM39032v3, whole genome shotgun sequence genomic DNA carries:
- the LOC138901587 gene encoding uncharacterized protein yields the protein MKAFIIKTDERLDAHGAAIKELGTEFRNLERQVGQIATIRSKRVPGTLPGDTERNPKETVNVVTLRSGQTLKDPALIQKDMIPEKENGEQLKNEVDKKKKGKMRAEKKKKEENLRRDESKKGKHMPALPFPQKLYIEKLDKQFERFLDMLKHVNVNLPFTEVLSQMSAYASFLKEILTKKRKIEETSVVKLTEHCSAILQNKLPQKCGVPGSFTIPFSSGSLSFDKSLCDSGASINLMPLSIYRKLEKEIGEIRLVQISL from the coding sequence atgaaggccttcattatcaagacagatgagaggttgGACGCTCACGGggcagctatcaaagaattgggcacTGAGTTTCGAAatttggagagacaagtgggacagatTGCAACTATACGATCTAAGAGAGTCCCAGGTACTTTGCCAggtgatactgagagaaatcctaAAGAAACGGTAAATGTTGTAACTCTAAGAAGCGGGCAAACGTTGAAAGACCCCGCCCTTATCCAAAAAGATATGATACCTGAGAAAGAAAATGGGGAGCAGttgaaaaatgaagttgataagaagaagaaaggcaagatgagagctgagaaaaagaagaaggaagagaatTTGAGAAGGGATGAATCTAAAAAAGGCAAGcacatgcctgctttaccttttccccaaaagttgTATATAGAGAAGCTGGACAaacaatttgagagatttctggatatgctgaaacacgttaatgtaaatttgccattcacagaagttctctcacaaatgtcAGCTTATGCAAgtttcttgaaggagatccttacaaagaagagaaagatagaagagacctcagtagTCAAGCTCACTGAGCATTGTagtgcaatcttgcaaaacaaactcccacaaaagtgtggagttccagggagttttactatacctttctCTTCAGGCTCTCTTagttttgataaatctttatgtgattctggtgcatcaattaatctaatgcctttgtctatttacaggaaacttgagaaggagattggagagataaggttggTGCAAATATCTTtgtag